ATGTTCAAAGGGACTGGCTCCGATCAATAAAACACAGTCAGACTGATTTAAAAGGGGAGGAATGTGGGCCTCACCCAGACCGCCCAAAAGAATCTTTTCTGTACCCGGATAGATTCCTCTGGCCCCCAGGGCAGGGATAATACCGGCTCCGATGCGGTTTGCCAGTTGCAAGATCTTGTCTTTGAAAGGAAGGGCTGCTTTACCGGTAATCACAACCGGCTTTTTACAACAGCCTATGGTTTCTATTGCTTCTTCTATATTTCCGGAGATTCCCGGCGGAGAGGGATCACTTAATGGAGGTATGTCGCAATCGTGTGCAGGGCTTAAGATAATGTCCCCGGGTATAGAAATATGACAGGGTGTATTATCTCCAATGGCTTTTTCCATGGCGACTTTAAACATTTTCACAGTTGATTCCGGCCTGGTTAGCAGCGAGGTTAACCCGGTTATTGGTGCAAAAAGCTGCTGCTGATCAAAGTATTGTTTGGAGTTGGTAGATAGTTTAGCGGTTTCAACCTGTCCTGTGATGACCAGCATGGGTATGCCGTCGCGGTAAGCATCGGCCACACCATTTACTAAATTCAGCGCGCCGGGTCCTTCCGTAGACAAACAAACACCTGGTTTTCCAGTTACCCTGGCCTCTCCACAGGCCATAAAGGAGGCCCCCTGCTCACTGGCTGTACTGTAGAATTTGATCTCTTCCTGTTTTCCTAATGCGTCCATTAAGGGCAGCACGGCATCCCCTGAAACGCCATAAATGTTTTTAACGCCCCAGGCTGCCAGCGCTTTTAAAATAACTTGTGCTACTGTTTGACTCAAATCCCAGCCCCCCATAAGCAGACTTTCAAAAATAAAAGGCTGTTGTTTCCTGGCTACGCATATTATAACAACTTATAGCAAGAATTATTAATTTATATAAAAAAAGACAAACATAGAGGATTCATTACAAAAAGGTAGAATTATCAAAAGGTGGTATACGGCGGAACCGGGCCCAGGGTATTTGTTTTACTTCGTGGAATGTCAGGGGAATTTTTTCTCCCCCTTTTTGATAAAAAACTTATAAAAAGGTAACATAATATGAAACATGTATTTAAAAAAGAGTACCCCTTTCCATTAATACCAGTCCCCATAAAAACCAGTGTCCGGACAAAACTTCTCGCGATTATCTGTCATGGCAGGAAATCCCCTGGTACAGCAGTATATCGCAGAAATTACCACCGGTTCCGGAAACCCGGCGGAGGCAGTGAACAGGCTGTCCGCTTACTGGGAGACAATTCAAGAACAGTACGCCATTTATGATGAGATCTATTTTATTACCAGGGATAGGAAAATCTTAGCTTCCACTGATAAAGAGCGCATAAACACCGTCCACCCGCGGGACGATTTTATTAAAATACCTCTGGAAACCGGAGAAATATATTTTCAGGATGCCTATTTCTCAATGTCAACCCATAGACCCTGTATTGCCTTTTCTGTCCCGGTTGCAACACCTAATCCAGGTAATCAGAACGGTACAAATTATCCGGGTGTTCTAGTTTACCGGGTGGATATTGGGGAAGTAATACAGCCCCTGCTTGAGAGTAGGGTTAATCTTGGTAATACGGGTGAGGTAATTCTAATAAACAGAGAAAGAACTACTCTTACAGATTTACGGAGCCGGCCCGGTTCAGCTTTAAAGTACAAATTAAAAACTGAAGCCGCCGCAAAAGTAATCCAGGGAGAAGAGGGGATACTGCAGGCACCTGCCTATACCGGCAATGAAACACTTGCTGTTTACCGCTATATACCCAGTGTAAAGTGGGGGCTAATTGTACGGCAGGA
The Desulfolucanica intricata genome window above contains:
- a CDS encoding thiamine pyrophosphate-binding protein, with amino-acid sequence MSQTVAQVILKALAAWGVKNIYGVSGDAVLPLMDALGKQEEIKFYSTASEQGASFMACGEARVTGKPGVCLSTEGPGALNLVNGVADAYRDGIPMLVITGQVETAKLSTNSKQYFDQQQLFAPITGLTSLLTRPESTVKMFKVAMEKAIGDNTPCHISIPGDIILSPAHDCDIPPLSDPSPPGISGNIEEAIETIGCCKKPVVITGKAALPFKDKILQLANRIGAGIIPALGARGIYPGTEKILLGGLGEAHIPPLLNQSDCVLLIGASPFEHKFIPSKVKVVQIDTRPQNLAHSLRPVPLTGDMALILERLLIGLTNTMPDTGWQEEIEKNHIAHLEMLGDDSKITEAPIPPRKVVSVLSDILPENAIIAIDTGEFMHWFDRGFVAKKQQVIISEHWRCMGGGLPFGLGARAACPDRTVVVLTGDGGFIMTMQEILTAVRYSLPVVIIIFNNSKYLLEKHRMQKENMKPFGVETAVPDFALFAKACGAEGIKVDKPEMLEAILGRAMVLRRPVVLDIITSDEKPGFI